CCTTGCCCATCGGGGGGCCCACCGGCGACGTTCACGCAGGCCATCGCGAGCAGCTGGTCGCTACCACCTCGACGTCGGCTGAGTCGAGGCGCCGGGCGGGCGCGTTTCAGCTTTCCCCGGCCAGTGCCGATGAGTCTCCAGAGCACGAGAACAAGCGGTCCCACAGCCGGGGCCGTCCGACGCGAGAAGTGGGAGCGCCACGTGGACGACATGGACGAGATCGTCCAAGAGTTCCTCGTCGAGAGCTACGAGAACCTGGACCAGCTGGACTCCGACCTCGTGGCGCTGGAGCAGCAGCCCGGTTCGCGGGAGCTGCTCGCCAGCGTCTTCCGCACCATCCACACGATCAAGGGCACCTCCGGGTTCCTGGCGTTCTCCAAGCTGGAGTCCGTCGCCCACGTCGGTGAGAACCTGCTCGCCCGCCTCCGCGACGGCCAGCTGGTCATGACGCCGACCACGACCGACGTCCTGCTGCGCATGGTCGACACCATCCGCGCGCTGCTCGCCTCCATCGAGTCCTCGCACTCCGAGGGGCCCGTCGAGGTCGCCGAGGTCGTCGCCGCCATCCGCGCCGTGCTCGACGGTGAGGAGCCCAAGCTGCCGCCGTCGGCCGGCGCCGGTGCCGAGGTCGAGGCCCCCGCCCCGGTCCACGCGCCCGTGGCCGCGCCCGCTCCCGTCGTGGAAGCGCCCGTCGAAGAGCCCGCCGCCGAGGTGACCCCCGAGCCGGAGCCCGAGCCCGAGCCGGCCCCCGCGCCCGAACCCGTCGTCGAGGCGGCTCCCGCGCCCGTCGCCGCGCCTGCGCCCGTGGCGGCCCCCGCCGCCGCCCCTGCGCCCGCCGCGGGTGCGCCGTCGGAGAAGGCCTCGGCCGCCGACGCCACCATCCGCGTCGACGTGGAACTCCTGGAGTCCCTCGTCCGCCAGGCGGGCGAGCTCGTCCTGGCCCGCAACCAGATCCTCCAGCGCGCCGGAACGCTGCGCGACGAGGACCTGACCCGCGCCTGCCACCGCCTGAACCTCGTCGCGAGCGAGATGCAGGAGACGGTCATGCGGACCCGCATGCAGGCCATCGACCACCTGTGGTCGAAGCTGCCCCGCGTCGTGCGCGACCTCGGGAACATGCTGGGCCGCAAGATCAAGCTCGAGATGGAGGGTGGCGAGACCGAACTCGACCGCACCCTGCTCGAGGCGGTCAAGGACCCGCTGACCCACATCGTCCGCAACGCGGTCGACCACGGCATCGAGCCGCCGGAGGTCCGTCGCGCGGCCGGCAAGAACGAGGTCGGCACCCTGAAGCTGCGCGCCGCGCACGAGGGTGGCCAGGTCGTCGTCGAGATCCGCGACGACGGCAAGGGGATCGACCCCGCGATCATCGGGGCCAAGGCCGTCGAGAAGGGCCTGGTCTCGGCCGGCAAGCTGGAGTCGCTCACCCCGAACGACATCCTGCAGTTCCTGTTCCTGCCCGGTTTCTCGACCGCCGCCAAGGTCACGAACGTCTCCGGCCGTGGCGTCGGGATGGACGTCGTCAAGACGAACATCGAGCGCATCGGCGGGTCCGTCGACGTCGAGTCCGTCAACGGCCAGGGCACCGTCTGGCGCCTGCGCATCCCGCTGACCCTCGCGATCGTCCCGGCCCTGACCGTCGAGTGCGCCGGTCAGCGCTACGCGATGCCGCAGGTGAACCTGCTCGAACTCGTGAGCCTGGACACCGAGCGCATGAGCAAGGCGATCGAGGACGTCGGTGGCGCCAAGGTGTACCGCCTGCGCGGCGCCCTGCTGCCCCTCATCCGCCTGGAGGAGGCGCTGGAACTGCAGCGCCCCGCCGACGTGGAACTCCCGACGAACCTCGTCATCGCCGTCCTGGAGTGCGACGGACGCCGGTTCGGCCTGCTGGTCGACCGCGTGCTGGACACCGAGGAGATCGTCGTCAAGCCGCTCTCGGGCGCGCTCAAGGCGATCGGTGCCTACGCCGGCGCGACGATCCTCGGTGACGGGCGCGTCTCGCTCATCCTCGACGTGCAGTCCCTCGCCCGCCGCACCATGCGCTCGGACGGCATCGAGCACGCCTCCGACGAGGCCGCCACGCAGCAGACCGCGACCGGCGACGGTCAGCGCCTGCTGGTCGTCGGCCTCGGCGACAACCGCCGGGTCGCGATCCCGCTGGACGTCGTCACGCGCCTGGAGGAGTTCCGCACCGAGTCGATCGAGCGGGTCGGCCGGCGCGAGGTCGTCCGCTACCGCGGCGAGATCCTCCCGCTGGTGCGGTTGTCCCACCACCTCGGTGGCGGCGCCCGCGCCTCCTACGGCGGCCAGGAAGCCGCGTCGGTGCCGGGTGTCGTGTACTCCGCGCGCGGCCGGTCGGTCGCGATCGTCGTCGACGAGATCGTCGACATCGTCTCCGGGCAGGACGCGCACAGCGACATCGACGACGCCGGCCTGGTCGGGTCCGCGGTCATCCGCGACCGCGTGACCGAACTCCTCGACGTCCGTTCCGCGATCCTCGCGGCGGACCCGAACTTCTTCACCGAGCAGGCTCAGCACGAGCTCGCCGAAGCTTCCAAGCGACTGGGGGTCTGACGTGTCCACGCAGTACGCCACGTTCCACCTCGCCGGGCACCTGTTCGGTGTCGAGGTGCGGCGCGTGCAGGAGGTGCTCACCGAGCAGCCCCGCACGCCCGCCCCGCTGGCGCCGTACGCCGTCGCGGGTCTGATCAACCTGCGCGGTCAGGTCGTCACGGCGCTGGACCTGCGCCGCCGGCTGAACATGCCCGACCGCGAGGAGGGCAAGGTCGCGATGAACGTCGTCGTCCGTGCCGCCGAGGAGGTCTGGAGCCTGCTCGTCGACTCCATCGGGGGCGTCATCGAGGTCACCGACTCGACGTTCGAGCCGCCGCCGGACACGCTGTCCGGGCCGATCCGCGAACTCATCCGCGGGGCCTACAAGCTGGACGGTGCGCTGCTGCTCGTCCTCGACGTCGACAAGGCGCTCGAGATCGAGGGTGCGGAGACCGCGGCCTGACGCAGTGCACGTGGACGGGGTGGGGCCTTGCGGCTCCACCCCGTCCTGCGTTCCCGCTCGTTCACCCCGGGCGGCGGTACAACGCGCGCTCGGCGTCGGACACCGTCGGGGGACCGGCGGGCGGTTCCGGAACCTCCTGCAGCGCGGGGGGTTCCCGCACCTCCTGGGGTTCCGGCAGTTCCCGGGCGTCCCGAGGTTCCTCGAGCTCTCGCGCCTGCCGGGGTTCTGCGAGTGCCCGCCGTTCCCCGTGCCCTCGGGCGGGGACGCGCCAGAGCACGGCCCCGGCGACGGCCGGGACGACGAGCGCGGGGACGAGCACCGCGAGGGCCCCGGCCACGCCCGGCAGGTCGTCCGGCAGGCCGGTGCGCAGGAAGAACCGCAGCGCTCCCGGGCCCGCGTCGTCGGCCGGTGCGCTGGCGTGCTCCACGACCCCGACGAGGGACCCCAGCGCCAGCGCCGCCGACACCCACGACCCGACGGCCGCGACGCGGCGGCCCCACCGGTCCGGCACCAGCCACGACGGCCGGCCCGCGAGCACGACGACGAGCGCGAGGAGGGCGGCGACGACGCCACCCCACAGCGGTGCCGGCGCCCCCACGAGCGCCCACAGGATGCCGAACCGCCGTCCCGTGGAGATCTCCGGCGCCGCGCCGTCGAACGCCCCGGCACCGGAGGGGTAGCCCCCGTAGAACTCCTCGTCGTAGGCGCCGGTCAGCACACGGCGCGCGGCCTCGGCCAGGACCAGCGGCGGGACCACGCACGCGGCGACGAGGACCCAGGACGGCCAGCCCCCGCGCGGCTCCTCGGTGGTCCCGTCGCGGTCGGGGTCGTCCGCAGGGATGCGCTCCGCGGTGGCGCCCGCGCCGGTGACCTGCCCGTCGTCCCTCACGACTCGACGTTACGACCGGACCCGGCCCACGTCGCCCGGACGGCGCAGCGCCGTCGCCCTGGGTGGGCCGAGCGGAGGGTCCGACACGCCGGGGCAGGGCCGGACGGTGGACGTTGCCTGGTCCGAGGCGTCACGCAGTGTCAGGGTGGTTCCACTCCGCCGGACCGGCGGTGGTGGTTCCAGGCCTGGAGGCGACGACCGTGCACTACTCCCTGGTGAGTTCCCCCGTCCTGGGGTTCGACCTGGTGCGCCTGCCCCACGGCGACTCCGCCGCCGAGGTACTGCTGCGCGCCCTGGACTGCGGCCCCCGCGAGATCGACGTCCTCGCCGCGCGCCACGACGCGGCCACCCGCACCCGCGCGTGGGAGTCGGTCCGCGCGGCCGCCGGCAACGTCCCCCAGATCACCGACGTCCTGCACCAGGTCGCCAACGGCCTGGCCCACGGCGACTTCACGGGCGAGGCCACCGACGAGCAGACCGCCGCGCGCGTCGAGGCCGGCGTCGTCCGCGTCCTGCAGACGAGCACCATCGCCGACGCCGACGCCCTCGTCCGGCTCGTCCACCACGACGTCTTCGACTGGACCTGGTCCTCGTCCCTGGACGGCGGCCCGCGCCTGCGCACCGAGGACGCCGGCCGCGCCGCCGACGTCCTGGCCGACGCCGCCGTCTCGGCCTACCTCGGCGACCGGCTGCCCGACCACGTCCGCCGCGTCCTGGCCCACCCCTACCTGCAGGCCTCCCGCGACCTCGCCCCGCTGCCGGAGCACCCGGTCGGCCTCGGGCCCGAGCAGGCCGGGGTCGCGCGCGTCCTCGACACCCTGCGCCGCCTCGACGGGACCGACCGCGCGTGCCTGCGCGCCGTCGCCGCCACCAGCCGCCCGTCGGCGGGGGAGTGGGCGAGCGCCGTCCACGACGCGTCCTGGGCCGTCCACCTGTCCGACCGCGTCCGCACGGCGGCCGTCGCCCAGCTCCTCGCCGTCCGCGCCTTCCGGGCCGGGGGCCTGGAGGCCGCCGACGGCGCCGAGGGCCTGTGGAACGTCGTCAGCGGTGTCGTGCACGCCGAGGTCGTCGCCGACCTGCTGAGCTCGGACGCGCGCGCGGTCCTGCTGCGCCCGTGGGAAGCCGCCTTCGGCGCCGCCTGAGCGCCCCGGCCCGCCGGGTACCGTGATCCGGTGCCCAGCCCGCTGCCAGGACTCCCGGACGGGACCGGCCCCGCCGGTCCGTCCCGCGGGGCGTGGCGAGGGGTGCGGGCCGGAGCCGTCACGGCGACCGTCCTCGGCCTCGCGGCCGGGGCGCACCTGAGCGCCGGGGGAGACCTGCCCGGCCCCTTCCTCCTCTCCGCCGTCGCGCTCCTGCTGGGCGCGGTCTGCCTCCTGCTGGCCGGACGGCGGTTCTCCTGGCCCGTCCTCACCGCGCTGCTCGGCGGCGGCCAGGTCGCGCTGCACACGGTCTTCGACGCGTGCGCCGGTCCCGCCGCCACGGTCGTCGGGACGGGGCACCACCAGACGCTCGCGTTCTCCGGCCCGTCGGTCGCGTCCGCCGACCCCGGCGCGGCGATGACCCTCGCGCACGTCGCGGCGACGGGGCTGGCCCTCGCGGCGCTGCTGCACGGCGAGTCGCTGCTGTGGTCGGTGTGGGCCTGGTTGCGACCGGTGGTGCGGCTGCTCGTGCGGCTCGTCCGCACGGTCGCGCCGCGGCCGGTCGCGCCGGCCGCCGAGCCCACGCGGCCGCGGTCGGTCGTCGCGCGCCGGGTGCGCCGGCGAGGTCCACCGAGGGTTCCCGCCCTCGCGACCTCGTCCTGACGACACCCCCTGGAGAAACCTCCGTGAAGCGCTCCACCCTGCCCACCCGCGCCCTCGCCGTCACCCTGGCGACCGCTGTGACCGCCTGCGGCGCACTGGTCCTGGCGGCCGTGCCGGCCTCCGCGCACGTCCACGCCGACCCGTCCTCGACCGCCGCCGGCGGCTACAGCGTCGTGACGTTCCGCGTGCCGAACGAGTCCGACTCCTCGGCCACCACCTCGGTCCGCGTCTCGCTGCCGACCGACCACCCCCTCACCTACGTCGCGACGAAACCCGTCCCCGGGTGGGTCGCGACCGTCACGAAGGGTGCCCTGCCGAAGCCGGTCACGGCCGACGGCGTGACGCTCACCCAGGCCCCGCTGTCGATCACCTGGACCGCCCAGCCCGGCGCCGCGGGGATCGGCGTGGGGCAGTTCGAGGAGTTCGAGGTGAACGTCGGCCCCCTGCCGGACGCGGGCACGCGCGTCCTGCTGCCCGCCGTCCAGACGTACGCCGACGGCGAGGTGGCGAACTGGACCGATGTCGCCGCCGCGGGTGCCGCCGAACCCGAGCACCCCGCACCGGAGTTCACGACGACGGCCAAGGCGTCCGGCGACGGGGACGGGGACGACCACGCCGCCCACGGCTCGACGGAGGCGGTGTCGGCCACCTCGGCGAGCACGTCGCAGGCGTCCGGGTCCGACCCGGTCGCACGCGGGCTCGCCGGCGGCGGCCTCGTCCTCGGCCTCGCCGCGCTCGTCCTCGTCCTGCTGCGCCGCCGCCGCGCCTGACGCGTCGCCTGCCTGTCCGTCCTCGTTGGCTCCCCGCGGTCGGTGATCGGCCGCGGTGGGCCAGCGTGGTGCGAGACGCCTCGTTGGCTCCCCGCGGTCGGTGATCGGCCGCGGTGGGCCAACGAGGACGTCTCCGGCGCGGGCGATCGCCCTCGCGGAGGCAACGAGGCCCCCAGCGGCGGGGGCCGCCCCCGGCGCGGCGACGAGTCCGCCCTGGTGCCCCACCGCCCGGAACCGGCTCCCGGAAAAGGATAGGCTAGCCTCACTGACGCCCTGGAACTCGTCGAGGGACAGCCCTCGCCTGCCCTGGAGTCGTCGATGCGTCCCCTCTCCCGCCGCGAGCTCGGTCCGCTGACCGGCGCCGCCGTCCTCGCCCTCGCCGGGTGCGGAGCCTCCGAAGCCGTTCCGCCGCAGAGCACCGCGAGCGCCGGGGAGGGCGGGACGACGTACCCGCTCGTCCTGCGCAACGGCGACCGCGAGGTCCGGTTCGAGCGGGCCCCCCAGCGCGTCGTCTCCCTCGACCAGGGCTCCACGGAGATCCTGCTCTCCCTCGGCCTGGCCGACCGGATCGTCGGCACGGCGTCGTGGACGGACCCCGTCCTGGACTCCCTGGCCGCCGCGAACGAGGGGGTGCCGCGGCTGGCCGACAACGCGCCGACGTACGAGGTGCTGCTCGGCGCGGACCCGGACCTCGTCACCGCCTCCTTCGGCCGGCACTTCGCCGAGCAGGGCGGGGTCGTCACGCGCGACCGCTTGGCCGAGACGGGGATCGCGAGCTACCTCTCGCCCACCGACCTCGACGACGGCCAGAGCGTCAACGGCGGGAAGAAGGCGCGGACGACGCCGCTGACGGTGGACAGCCTGTTCCAGGAGGTCCGCGAGCTCGCGCAGGTCTTCGACGTCGCCCAGCGCGGCGAGGACCTCGTCGCGGACCTGCAGCGGCGGGCCCGGGAGGCCACCGAGGGCGTCGACGTCGGCGGTCGCACCGTGGCGTTCTGGTTCGCCAACCTCGACACCCCGTTCGTGGCGGGCGGCAAGGGCGCGGCCTCGCTGCTCGCGACGTCGACGGGGCTGCGCAACGTGTTCGCCGACCAGGCCGAGGACTGGCCGTCGGTGTCCTGGGAGTCCGTCGTCGCGGCCGACCCCGACGTGCTCGTCCTCGGGGACCTGCGCCGCGACCGCTTCCCGGGGGACCGGCTCGCGGCCAAGGAGGAGTTCCTGCGCACCGACCCGGTGGCGAGCGTGCTGTCCGCCGCGCGGGCGCAGCGGTACGTCGCGCTGCACGGCGCGGAGCTGAACCCGTCCATCCGGTACGTCGACGGCCTGGCGAAGCTCGGCGCGTGGTGGCGCGAGCACGGTCAGGACCTGTGAGCGTCCAGGCCCCCGTCCGCCCCCAGGTCCTCGAGCGCCGCCGGCTGCACCCGGCCGTCCTCGTCGTGGGCGGTCTCGTGGCGCTCGTCCTGTCCGTCGGTGCCGCGGCGACGCTGGGGGCGGCGGACGTGTCCCTCGTCAACGTCCGCGACGTCCTGCTCAACCACCTCGGGCTCGCCCAGGTGCCCGTCCGGGTCTCCGAGGACGCGATCGTCTGGCAGGACCGGGTGCCCCGCGCGCTCGTCGCCGCGGCGTGCGGGGCGGGTCTGGGCCTGTGCGGCCTGGTGCTGCAGTCGTTGCTGCGCAACCCGTTGGCCGACCCGTTCGTCCTCGGCGTCTCCTCCGGCGCCTCCACCGGCGCGGTGGCCGTGGCCGTCCTGGGGATCGGCGGGATCGGGCTGTCGGGCGGGGCCTTCGTCGGCGCCTGCCTCGCCTTCGCCCTGACGCTCGCCCTGGCCCGGGCCACCCGCGGCGGCACGGCCGGGATCCTCCTCGCCGGCCTGGCGGGAACCCACCTGTTCTCCGCCCTGACCTCCCTCGTCGTGTTCGCCGTCGCCGACTCCGACGAGACGCGGGGGGTGATGTTCTGGCTGCTCGGGTCGCTGGAGGGCGTGCGCTGGGACGACGTCGTCCTGTGCTGGGCGGTCGTGGCCGTCGGCGCCGCGGTGTGCCTGGGGTACGCGGGCCGGCTCGACGCGTTCGCGTTCGGGGAGGAGATCGCCTCCTCCCTCGGCATCCCCGTGGCGCGGACCCGCGCGGTCCTGCTGCTGCTGACGGCCCTGGTCACCGCGACGCTCGTCAGCGTCACCGGCGCCGTCGGGTTCGTCGGGCTCGTCCTGCCGCACGTCGCGCGCCTGCTCGTCGGCCACGCCCACACCCGCACGGTGCCCGCCACGATCGTCGTCGGCGCCGTCGCGATGGTGTGGGTGGACGCCGGTTCCCGCGTCGCCTTCGCCCCGACCCCGTTGCCCGTCGGCGTCGGGACGGCCCTCGTCGGCGTCCCCGTCTTCGCGCTGCTCCTCGTCCGCCGCGGGCGGGCGTCGTGACCCTGCACGCCGACGCCGTCACCTGGCGACGCGGGACCCGGATCGTCGTCGACGGCGTCACCCTGCGCCCCGACCCCGGCTCGACCGTGGGTCTGCTGGGGCCCAACGGGTCCGGCAAGAGCTCGCTGCTGCGGCTCCTGCACGGTGCCGCCCGCCCCGACGCCGGGACCGTCCTGCTGGACGGCCGCGAGCTGCACCGCACCCCGCGCCGGGACGTCGCCCGCCGCGTCGCCACCGTCACCCAGCACGCCGACACCGACGTCGACCTCACGGTGCGCGACGTCGTCCGCCTCGGCCGCACGCCGCACCGGCGGCTGCTCGGCGGGCCCGGCCCGCGCGACGAGGCCGTCGTGGACGCCGCCCTGGACCAGGTCGACCTGAGCGCCAAGGCGTCCCACTCCTGGCACACGCTCTCCGGCGGGGAGCGCCAGCGCGCCCACATCGCGCGGGCGCTCGCCCAGGAGCCGGCCGAGCTGCTGCTCGACGAGCCGACCAACCACCTCGACGTGCGCCACCAGCTGGAACTCCTCGCGCTCGTGGCCGCGCTGCCGGTCACGAGCGTGGTCGCCCTGCACGACCTCAACCTCGCGGCCACGTTCTGCGACGTCGTCGTCGTCCTGCGCGCCGGGTCCGTCGTGGCTGCGGGGACGCCGGAGCAGGTGCTGACACGCGCGCTGATCCAGGACGTCTACGGCGTCGACGCCCACGTCGCGACCGGCCCGCACGGCGGGCTGGCCGTCACGTTCCTCCCGCCGGGTCAGGCCCGTCCGGCGGC
The sequence above is a segment of the Kineococcus endophyticus genome. Coding sequences within it:
- a CDS encoding YcnI family copper-binding membrane protein, whose amino-acid sequence is MKRSTLPTRALAVTLATAVTACGALVLAAVPASAHVHADPSSTAAGGYSVVTFRVPNESDSSATTSVRVSLPTDHPLTYVATKPVPGWVATVTKGALPKPVTADGVTLTQAPLSITWTAQPGAAGIGVGQFEEFEVNVGPLPDAGTRVLLPAVQTYADGEVANWTDVAAAGAAEPEHPAPEFTTTAKASGDGDGDDHAAHGSTEAVSATSASTSQASGSDPVARGLAGGGLVLGLAALVLVLLRRRRA
- a CDS encoding chemotaxis protein CheW translates to MSTQYATFHLAGHLFGVEVRRVQEVLTEQPRTPAPLAPYAVAGLINLRGQVVTALDLRRRLNMPDREEGKVAMNVVVRAAEEVWSLLVDSIGGVIEVTDSTFEPPPDTLSGPIRELIRGAYKLDGALLLVLDVDKALEIEGAETAA
- a CDS encoding FecCD family ABC transporter permease, which produces MHPAVLVVGGLVALVLSVGAAATLGAADVSLVNVRDVLLNHLGLAQVPVRVSEDAIVWQDRVPRALVAAACGAGLGLCGLVLQSLLRNPLADPFVLGVSSGASTGAVAVAVLGIGGIGLSGGAFVGACLAFALTLALARATRGGTAGILLAGLAGTHLFSALTSLVVFAVADSDETRGVMFWLLGSLEGVRWDDVVLCWAVVAVGAAVCLGYAGRLDAFAFGEEIASSLGIPVARTRAVLLLLTALVTATLVSVTGAVGFVGLVLPHVARLLVGHAHTRTVPATIVVGAVAMVWVDAGSRVAFAPTPLPVGVGTALVGVPVFALLLVRRGRAS
- a CDS encoding ABC transporter substrate-binding protein; protein product: MRPLSRRELGPLTGAAVLALAGCGASEAVPPQSTASAGEGGTTYPLVLRNGDREVRFERAPQRVVSLDQGSTEILLSLGLADRIVGTASWTDPVLDSLAAANEGVPRLADNAPTYEVLLGADPDLVTASFGRHFAEQGGVVTRDRLAETGIASYLSPTDLDDGQSVNGGKKARTTPLTVDSLFQEVRELAQVFDVAQRGEDLVADLQRRAREATEGVDVGGRTVAFWFANLDTPFVAGGKGAASLLATSTGLRNVFADQAEDWPSVSWESVVAADPDVLVLGDLRRDRFPGDRLAAKEEFLRTDPVASVLSAARAQRYVALHGAELNPSIRYVDGLAKLGAWWREHGQDL
- a CDS encoding chemotaxis protein CheW yields the protein MDDMDEIVQEFLVESYENLDQLDSDLVALEQQPGSRELLASVFRTIHTIKGTSGFLAFSKLESVAHVGENLLARLRDGQLVMTPTTTDVLLRMVDTIRALLASIESSHSEGPVEVAEVVAAIRAVLDGEEPKLPPSAGAGAEVEAPAPVHAPVAAPAPVVEAPVEEPAAEVTPEPEPEPEPAPAPEPVVEAAPAPVAAPAPVAAPAAAPAPAAGAPSEKASAADATIRVDVELLESLVRQAGELVLARNQILQRAGTLRDEDLTRACHRLNLVASEMQETVMRTRMQAIDHLWSKLPRVVRDLGNMLGRKIKLEMEGGETELDRTLLEAVKDPLTHIVRNAVDHGIEPPEVRRAAGKNEVGTLKLRAAHEGGQVVVEIRDDGKGIDPAIIGAKAVEKGLVSAGKLESLTPNDILQFLFLPGFSTAAKVTNVSGRGVGMDVVKTNIERIGGSVDVESVNGQGTVWRLRIPLTLAIVPALTVECAGQRYAMPQVNLLELVSLDTERMSKAIEDVGGAKVYRLRGALLPLIRLEEALELQRPADVELPTNLVIAVLECDGRRFGLLVDRVLDTEEIVVKPLSGALKAIGAYAGATILGDGRVSLILDVQSLARRTMRSDGIEHASDEAATQQTATGDGQRLLVVGLGDNRRVAIPLDVVTRLEEFRTESIERVGRREVVRYRGEILPLVRLSHHLGGGARASYGGQEAASVPGVVYSARGRSVAIVVDEIVDIVSGQDAHSDIDDAGLVGSAVIRDRVTELLDVRSAILAADPNFFTEQAQHELAEASKRLGV